In Aquimarina spinulae, a single window of DNA contains:
- a CDS encoding phosphoheptose isomerase, with protein sequence MKKEEVEKLLHDKIEEGEHVSPVLPEGVKNYLIDIDGTITEDVPNEEPGRMVTCEPFPDALVTLNKWYDQGHVICFFTSRTEEHRDVTETWLRKCGFKYHSLLMGKPRGGNYHWIDNHLVKATRYTGKFTELVERVVTIEVFDDGKHD encoded by the coding sequence ATGAAAAAGGAAGAAGTAGAAAAATTATTGCATGATAAAATAGAAGAAGGAGAGCATGTAAGTCCGGTCCTGCCAGAAGGTGTCAAGAATTACCTTATTGATATTGATGGGACTATAACCGAAGATGTACCTAATGAAGAACCAGGGCGAATGGTTACTTGTGAGCCTTTTCCTGATGCATTAGTTACATTAAATAAATGGTATGATCAAGGACATGTTATATGCTTCTTTACTTCAAGAACCGAAGAACACAGAGATGTGACCGAAACATGGTTAAGAAAATGTGGCTTTAAGTATCACAGTCTTTTGATGGGAAAACCAAGAGGAGGAAACTATCATTGGATTGATAATCACCTGGTAAAAGCAACACGATATACGGGTAAATTTACAGAACTGGTAGAAAGAGTTGTGACGATCGAAGTTTTTGATGATGGAAAACATGATTAA
- a CDS encoding DUF3822 family protein, producing MVQTINNTIDNTSKTLSIQVSLNGLSFCTVNTNNQITSIAHESFGIQLTPTQVLDKIKYTFDHNHNLKGTFDTIEVIHQNDLYTVVPKALFNEDSLKEYLKFNTKVLQNDFIAYDELHPHNITTVYIPYTNINNFFFDTFGSFTYKHSSTILINSLLTQEKNSESITVFANINDASFDIIVINKGNLILSNTYKYQTKEDFLYYLLYTTEQLQLNPEEFSLVFLGDISRDSEFFNIAYTYIRHIRFGNLLKKPQVTEDITSFEPHKHFVLLSHF from the coding sequence ATGGTGCAAACGATCAATAATACAATTGATAATACATCAAAAACATTGTCCATTCAGGTAAGCTTGAATGGACTTTCTTTTTGTACCGTAAATACTAATAATCAAATAACATCAATAGCGCATGAATCCTTTGGTATACAATTAACTCCCACACAAGTACTTGATAAAATCAAATATACTTTTGATCACAATCATAATCTAAAAGGAACTTTTGATACTATCGAAGTAATTCATCAAAATGACTTATATACTGTTGTTCCTAAAGCTTTATTTAACGAAGATTCATTAAAGGAGTACCTTAAATTTAATACCAAAGTGCTTCAAAATGATTTTATTGCTTATGATGAATTACACCCTCATAATATAACAACAGTCTACATTCCTTATACCAACATCAATAATTTCTTTTTTGATACATTTGGTTCTTTTACTTATAAGCATTCTAGTACCATTTTAATAAATTCTTTACTTACTCAAGAAAAAAACAGTGAATCTATCACCGTTTTTGCGAATATAAATGATGCTTCTTTCGATATTATAGTAATCAATAAAGGGAATCTGATATTAAGTAATACCTATAAATATCAAACTAAAGAAGATTTTTTGTATTATCTATTGTACACTACAGAACAACTACAACTAAATCCAGAAGAATTTAGTTTAGTGTTTTTGGGAGATATTTCCAGGGATAGTGAGTTTTTCAATATTGCATATACTTATATTCGTCATATACGTTTCGGAAACCTTCTTAAGAAACCACAAGTAACAGAAGATATAACATCTTTTGAGCCTCATAAACATTTTGTATTACTTAGCCATTTTTAG
- a CDS encoding 1-acyl-sn-glycerol-3-phosphate acyltransferase, with amino-acid sequence MRYFSSFIYHKIIGWKFIGDFSADTVKKCIVIVVPHTSWHDFYIGLLVRQVAGIKISFLAKKELFKWPLGWYLKRVGGISLDRTPGQNKVEAIAELFEKKDELRLTIAPEGTRKKVKEWKTGFYHIAKAANIPIIMVAFDFGKKQCMVSNPYYPTEDIKKDFEYMYRFFKDVKGKVPENSFDGT; translated from the coding sequence ATGCGATACTTTTCTTCCTTCATATATCATAAAATTATAGGGTGGAAGTTTATTGGTGATTTCAGTGCTGATACTGTAAAAAAATGTATTGTTATTGTAGTACCTCATACGAGCTGGCACGATTTTTATATTGGCCTTTTGGTACGACAAGTAGCCGGTATTAAGATAAGTTTTTTGGCCAAAAAAGAACTTTTTAAATGGCCATTAGGTTGGTACCTTAAAAGAGTAGGAGGGATTTCTCTGGATAGAACTCCTGGTCAGAATAAGGTTGAAGCTATTGCAGAGTTATTTGAAAAAAAGGATGAATTGCGTTTAACCATTGCCCCCGAAGGAACAAGGAAAAAAGTTAAAGAATGGAAAACAGGGTTTTACCATATTGCCAAAGCTGCAAATATCCCTATTATTATGGTCGCTTTTGATTTTGGAAAAAAACAATGTATGGTTTCTAATCCTTATTATCCTACAGAGGATATTAAAAAGGATTTCGAATATATGTATCGTTTCTTTAAAGATGTTAAAGGCAAAGTCCCCGAAAACAGCTTTGACGGGACTTAA
- the rsmD gene encoding 16S rRNA (guanine(966)-N(2))-methyltransferase RsmD — protein sequence MRIISGKYKGKRLTAPKKLPVRPTTDMAKEALFNILRNQYNFSQISILDLFAGTGNISYEFLSRGTEDITAVDAHYACLGYIKSVAKELDAPIETIKSDVYSYLEKVKRKVDIIFADPPYDFTTDQFHKIATLVFENELLNEHGVLIIEHSKHTSLEESPHFSNSRKYGGSVFSFFEI from the coding sequence ATGCGTATTATTTCAGGAAAATATAAAGGAAAAAGACTTACAGCACCTAAAAAACTGCCTGTACGTCCTACTACCGATATGGCAAAAGAAGCATTGTTCAATATCCTAAGAAATCAATATAACTTCTCTCAGATATCAATTCTAGATCTTTTTGCAGGTACAGGAAACATAAGCTATGAATTCTTATCCAGAGGAACAGAGGATATAACCGCAGTAGATGCTCACTATGCCTGTCTTGGGTATATCAAAAGCGTAGCAAAAGAACTAGATGCTCCTATTGAGACTATAAAAAGTGATGTGTACAGTTACCTCGAAAAAGTAAAACGAAAAGTAGATATTATTTTTGCTGATCCCCCATATGATTTTACAACAGATCAATTTCACAAAATTGCAACATTAGTTTTTGAAAATGAATTACTAAATGAACACGGGGTCTTGATTATTGAGCACTCTAAACATACCTCTCTCGAGGAATCACCACATTTTAGTAATTCGAGAAAATATGGAGGATCTGTTTTTAGCTTTTTTGAAATATAA
- a CDS encoding (Fe-S)-binding protein, with protein sequence MSETVKVPTMAEYMAEGKKPEVLFWVGCAGSFDDRAKKITKAFVKLLHNANVDFAVLGTEESCTGDPAKRAGNEFLFQMQAVTNIEVMNAYEIKKVVTACPHCFNTLKNEYPVLGGDYEVMHHTQFLKSLLDEGRLKVEGGKFKGKRITFHDPCYLGRANNVYEAPRDLLRKLEVELVEMKRCKRNGLCCGAGGAQMFKEPEPGNKDVNVERTEDALETKPDIIAAGCPFCNTMMTDGVKSKEKEESIQVMDVAELIANAQDL encoded by the coding sequence ATGAGTGAGACAGTAAAGGTGCCAACAATGGCAGAATATATGGCAGAAGGCAAAAAACCAGAAGTTTTATTTTGGGTGGGTTGCGCTGGTAGTTTTGATGACAGAGCTAAAAAAATTACAAAAGCTTTTGTGAAATTACTTCATAATGCAAATGTGGATTTTGCTGTATTAGGTACCGAAGAAAGCTGTACGGGAGATCCGGCAAAAAGAGCAGGTAATGAATTCTTGTTTCAAATGCAGGCCGTTACAAATATAGAGGTAATGAATGCTTACGAAATTAAAAAAGTAGTTACTGCATGTCCTCACTGTTTTAATACTTTAAAAAATGAATATCCTGTACTAGGAGGAGATTATGAAGTAATGCACCATACTCAATTCTTAAAATCCCTTCTTGATGAAGGTAGATTAAAAGTTGAAGGAGGAAAATTTAAAGGTAAACGAATTACATTTCACGATCCCTGCTATCTCGGTAGAGCAAATAATGTATACGAGGCACCAAGAGATTTACTTAGAAAATTAGAAGTAGAACTTGTAGAAATGAAACGCTGTAAGCGAAATGGCTTATGTTGTGGAGCTGGTGGTGCACAGATGTTTAAAGAACCAGAACCTGGAAATAAGGATGTTAATGTCGAAAGAACAGAAGATGCCTTAGAAACCAAACCAGATATTATTGCCGCCGGATGTCCTTTTTGTAATACAATGATGACAGATGGGGTAAAAAGTAAAGAAAAAGAAGAAAGTATACAAGTGATGGATGTGGCCGAACTTATTGCCAACGCTCAGGATTTGTAG
- a CDS encoding aldo/keto reductase: MSVRVSNQDAICSRIIAGCMNWGEWGANLTVNQAQELIEDCLAINVTTFDHADIYGYYTTEILFGNALKKRPSLREKMQLVTKCGIKLVTPNRPDTTIKSYNTSKEYIISSAEQSLQNLNTDYIDLFLIHRPSPLMNPEEIAEAFTQLKNDGKVLHFGVSNFTIHQFEMLHKFIPLVANQIEVSSLHLDPFVDGTLDQCITKHIMPMGYSTLAGGKFFAKHPKDRVIRINKVVNALAEKYNVTPDQILTSWIIKHPSGILPIIGSTKINRIKSAIDALAINITDEEWFMVWEASTGKEVA, from the coding sequence ATGAGTGTCAGGGTTTCAAATCAAGATGCAATATGCTCGCGTATAATAGCTGGGTGTATGAATTGGGGAGAATGGGGAGCTAATTTAACCGTAAATCAGGCTCAGGAATTGATAGAAGATTGTCTTGCAATAAATGTTACCACTTTTGATCATGCAGATATCTATGGGTATTATACGACAGAAATATTATTTGGTAATGCGCTTAAAAAACGACCTTCTCTTCGAGAAAAAATGCAACTTGTTACCAAATGTGGTATTAAACTAGTAACACCTAACCGTCCTGATACTACTATTAAATCATATAATACTAGTAAAGAATACATTATAAGTTCTGCAGAACAATCTTTGCAGAATCTAAATACAGATTATATAGACCTTTTTTTGATTCATAGACCAAGCCCGTTAATGAATCCAGAAGAGATTGCAGAGGCTTTTACCCAACTTAAAAATGATGGTAAGGTGTTGCATTTTGGAGTATCAAACTTTACGATACATCAATTTGAAATGTTACATAAGTTTATACCTCTGGTAGCAAATCAGATAGAAGTATCTTCTCTTCACCTGGATCCTTTTGTAGATGGTACTTTAGATCAATGTATTACCAAGCATATTATGCCCATGGGATATTCTACATTAGCAGGAGGGAAATTCTTTGCCAAACACCCAAAAGATAGAGTTATTAGGATTAATAAGGTGGTAAATGCATTGGCAGAAAAATATAATGTTACCCCTGACCAGATTCTAACATCCTGGATCATAAAACACCCTTCTGGTATTCTTCCAATTATTGGTTCAACCAAAATCAATCGTATTAAATCTGCAATAGATGCTTTAGCTATTAATATTACAGACGAAGAATGGTTTATGGTTTGGGAAGCTTCTACAGGGAAAGAAGTAGCTTAG
- a CDS encoding ABC transporter ATPase, producing MLVDFNDLPETSRVWIYQANRSFTLDELEEIEKKIKEFITQWTAHGADLKAGYEIKYKRFITIGLDQGVNQATGCSIDASVRFIQELEQVYNVDLMDKMNVSFKQGEFVAYKPLADFRKMAKNRSVSPNTIVFNNLVTNIAEYRINWEIPAKDSWHNRFLN from the coding sequence ATGTTGGTAGATTTTAATGACCTTCCGGAAACATCTCGAGTGTGGATTTATCAGGCAAATCGGTCATTCACTTTGGATGAACTGGAAGAGATCGAGAAAAAAATAAAAGAATTTATAACTCAGTGGACAGCCCACGGTGCTGATCTAAAAGCGGGTTATGAAATAAAGTATAAACGATTTATAACCATTGGACTAGATCAAGGAGTGAATCAGGCAACTGGATGCTCTATAGATGCTTCTGTTCGTTTTATTCAGGAACTAGAACAAGTATATAATGTAGACTTGATGGACAAGATGAACGTGTCTTTTAAACAAGGAGAATTTGTAGCCTATAAACCTCTTGCAGATTTTAGGAAAATGGCTAAAAATAGATCAGTATCCCCAAATACTATCGTTTTCAATAACCTGGTTACTAATATTGCCGAATATCGAATCAATTGGGAAATCCCTGCAAAAGATAGTTGGCATAACCGTTTTTTAAATTAA
- a CDS encoding glycoside hydrolase family 3 N-terminal domain-containing protein: MRQIIKKYFYFIFFLITFGVDAQSENPLLVEDVETQRRWVDSIYNRMTLKEKVGQLFMVNVSSSDPQKETDKIKRLIEEFMIGGVIFSKGGPKRQVKLNNEYQKLSKIPLLIGIDAEWGLGMRLDSTQAFPWNMTLGAIQDDHLIEETGRQVARHCKRMGVHINFAPVVDINTNPKNPIIGNRSFGEDKEKVAQKALAFMKGMQREGILAAAKHFPGHGDTDTDSHNTLPTINFDAKRIDSIELYPYKKLINEGLSSIMVAHLNIPSLEYRSDYPSSISKKVVSGVLKDSLKFEGLIFTDALNMKGASDFKAPGDIDLAAFLAGNDILLMSEDVPLASQKIVSAYYSGALTEERLSYSVRKILFAKYKAGLNTYQPVETGFLYEELNSVKNKVLFHDLVENSLTVIKNERATLPIKNLDLKKIAYVSLGDDSGEAFYEELSKYTQVEWVKANQLGEMVEQLKNYNYVIVGFHKSNDSPWAEYKFKDKELVWLYEIARLNTTVLSVFARPYAMLDMLTTTNFEGIVMSYQNSKVAQEKTAQLLFGALEAKGKLPVSIGEEFPAGTGLHTRALNRLSYGLPESVGMNSYKLNRIDSIVDFALKEKMAPGVQLIVARKGKVVFNKNYGYHTYSKFRKVKGSDVYDLASLTKILATLPLTIELKDKGIISLNTKVGKMLPSFKGSNKENITIRSMLSHYAKLKAWIPFYLQTMDSITRKPDKKYYRNSRSKDFNIEVTNNLYFRSDMKDSLLLRIRDSELRDRLKYKYSDLPYYLLKAYIESHYSNTLHKLTQQHFYKPLGANNTSYLPLTRFRKKRIVPTEYDKIFRDEVVHGYVHDQGAAMLGGIAGHAGLFANANDIAKIMQMYLNKGYYGGKQYFREETLDEFNTCHYCHRNVRRGIGFDKPQLGDVGPTCGCISMTSFGHSGFTGTFTWADPEQEMIYVFLSNRTFPNAANRKLISHDIRSEIQRLIYEAIDY, encoded by the coding sequence GTGCGGCAGATCATAAAAAAGTATTTTTATTTTATATTTTTTCTAATAACTTTTGGCGTTGATGCTCAATCAGAAAATCCTTTATTAGTAGAAGATGTTGAGACTCAAAGAAGATGGGTAGATAGTATTTATAATAGAATGACCCTTAAGGAAAAAGTAGGGCAGTTATTTATGGTAAATGTATCTTCTTCTGATCCCCAAAAAGAAACAGATAAAATAAAACGACTCATCGAAGAGTTTATGATCGGAGGCGTTATTTTTTCTAAAGGAGGACCTAAGCGACAGGTTAAACTAAATAATGAATATCAGAAGTTATCCAAAATACCATTGTTAATAGGTATTGATGCAGAGTGGGGACTTGGTATGCGATTAGATTCGACACAAGCTTTCCCCTGGAATATGACTCTTGGAGCAATACAAGATGATCATTTAATAGAAGAAACCGGAAGACAGGTAGCACGGCATTGTAAACGAATGGGAGTCCATATTAATTTTGCACCCGTAGTAGATATTAATACAAACCCCAAAAACCCGATAATTGGTAACCGTTCTTTTGGAGAAGATAAAGAAAAGGTAGCTCAAAAAGCACTGGCTTTTATGAAAGGAATGCAAAGAGAAGGGATTCTGGCCGCTGCTAAGCATTTTCCTGGTCATGGTGATACCGATACCGATTCGCATAATACATTGCCGACTATTAATTTTGATGCCAAAAGAATTGATAGTATCGAATTATACCCATATAAAAAACTTATTAATGAAGGGTTATCTAGTATTATGGTAGCTCATCTTAATATTCCTAGTTTAGAATATAGATCAGACTATCCATCTTCTATTTCTAAAAAAGTAGTTTCTGGAGTATTAAAAGATAGCTTAAAGTTTGAAGGTTTAATTTTTACAGATGCTCTTAATATGAAAGGAGCTTCTGATTTTAAAGCGCCTGGAGATATTGATTTGGCAGCTTTTTTAGCAGGAAATGATATTCTTTTAATGTCTGAAGATGTACCGTTGGCATCTCAGAAAATAGTATCTGCATATTACTCTGGAGCTTTAACAGAAGAGCGTTTGTCTTATTCTGTTAGAAAGATCTTATTTGCCAAATATAAAGCAGGCCTTAACACCTATCAACCTGTAGAAACAGGTTTTCTTTATGAGGAACTAAATAGTGTTAAAAATAAAGTGCTGTTTCATGATTTGGTCGAAAATTCTTTGACCGTTATAAAGAATGAAAGAGCAACACTGCCAATTAAGAACCTTGACCTGAAAAAAATTGCTTATGTTTCTCTTGGTGATGACTCTGGAGAAGCTTTTTATGAAGAATTAAGTAAATATACTCAGGTCGAATGGGTGAAAGCCAATCAATTGGGTGAAATGGTAGAACAATTGAAAAACTATAATTATGTTATTGTAGGTTTTCATAAATCAAACGATTCACCCTGGGCAGAATATAAGTTTAAGGATAAAGAATTAGTTTGGTTATACGAAATTGCCAGATTAAATACTACGGTTCTTAGTGTATTTGCAAGACCTTATGCAATGTTAGATATGTTAACCACTACGAATTTTGAAGGGATAGTGATGTCTTATCAAAATAGTAAAGTGGCTCAGGAAAAAACAGCACAATTACTTTTTGGAGCGTTAGAAGCCAAAGGAAAACTTCCTGTAAGCATCGGAGAAGAGTTTCCTGCTGGTACAGGACTGCATACGAGGGCCTTAAATAGATTATCTTATGGGTTACCCGAAAGTGTTGGGATGAATTCTTATAAACTTAATAGAATTGATTCTATAGTAGATTTTGCACTAAAAGAAAAAATGGCACCTGGTGTGCAACTCATTGTTGCAAGAAAAGGAAAAGTAGTATTTAATAAAAATTATGGGTACCATACCTATAGTAAATTTAGAAAAGTTAAAGGATCTGATGTTTATGATTTGGCATCTTTAACCAAAATATTAGCTACTTTACCACTTACTATAGAGTTAAAGGATAAGGGAATAATTTCCTTAAATACAAAGGTAGGAAAGATGTTACCTTCCTTTAAAGGTTCTAATAAAGAGAATATTACCATAAGATCAATGCTGTCACATTATGCAAAATTAAAGGCCTGGATTCCTTTTTATTTGCAAACAATGGATTCTATTACCCGAAAACCGGATAAGAAATATTATCGAAATAGTCGCTCTAAAGATTTTAATATAGAAGTTACTAATAACCTTTATTTCAGAAGTGATATGAAGGATTCTTTACTGCTAAGAATTAGAGATAGTGAATTGAGAGATAGATTAAAATATAAGTATAGTGATTTACCGTACTATCTTTTAAAAGCATATATAGAAAGTCATTATAGTAATACATTGCATAAGCTAACCCAACAACATTTTTATAAGCCATTGGGGGCTAATAATACCTCATATTTACCTTTAACACGTTTCAGAAAAAAAAGAATAGTTCCTACAGAGTATGATAAGATCTTTAGAGACGAAGTTGTTCATGGGTATGTTCATGATCAGGGAGCTGCTATGTTAGGAGGAATTGCTGGGCATGCAGGACTATTTGCTAATGCAAATGATATTGCCAAGATCATGCAAATGTATCTCAATAAGGGGTATTATGGAGGTAAGCAATATTTTAGAGAAGAAACGTTGGATGAGTTTAATACATGTCATTATTGTCATCGAAATGTACGACGGGGAATAGGTTTTGATAAACCACAACTAGGAGATGTAGGCCCGACTTGCGGGTGTATATCAATGACTAGTTTTGGGCATAGTGGATTTACAGGAACCTTTACCTGGGCAGATCCAGAACAGGAAATGATATATGTCTTTTTAAGTAACCGTACTTTTCCTAATGCCGCAAATAGAAAACTCATATCACATGATATTCGCTCAGAGATACAAAGGTTGATCTATGAAGCAATAGATTATTGA
- a CDS encoding iron-containing alcohol dehydrogenase family protein: MVPKVVFGKGAFNQICDIISPERNGVAPFIFLVDDVFKNNTSFIEDRIPLSYTDEIVYVSTVEEPKTSQVDEIVTKIRNDYQYVPSGIIGIGGGSILDLSKAVAIMLTNPGSAADYQGWDLVKNKAVFHVGIPTISGTGAEVSRTTVLTGPERKLGINSDFTPFDQVVLDPELIKDVPKDQWFYTGMDCYIHCIESLDGTYLNAFSQSYGEKALDLCKEIFLENNLNKEEVDAKLMMASWHGGMSIAYSQVGVAHAMSYGLAYVLGTKHGIGNCIVFDKLEKYYPEGVAVFKKMKEFHNINLPTGVCANVTEEQLDVMTKVALSLEPLWENALGCDWKSKINTDMLKELYRSL, from the coding sequence ATGGTACCAAAAGTAGTATTTGGGAAAGGAGCTTTTAATCAGATTTGTGATATTATTTCACCCGAACGAAATGGTGTTGCTCCTTTTATCTTTTTGGTAGATGACGTTTTTAAGAACAATACCTCGTTTATAGAGGATAGAATACCATTATCTTATACCGATGAGATAGTTTATGTGTCAACTGTTGAAGAACCTAAAACATCACAGGTAGATGAGATAGTTACTAAAATAAGAAATGATTATCAGTATGTTCCCAGTGGAATTATTGGAATAGGTGGGGGCTCTATATTGGATTTGTCCAAGGCGGTAGCGATCATGCTAACCAACCCGGGAAGTGCTGCAGATTACCAGGGATGGGATCTGGTAAAGAATAAAGCTGTATTCCATGTTGGGATTCCAACAATCTCAGGAACAGGAGCAGAAGTATCTCGTACCACTGTACTTACAGGACCCGAACGTAAATTAGGAATCAATTCTGATTTTACACCTTTTGATCAGGTGGTATTAGATCCAGAATTAATAAAAGATGTTCCTAAAGATCAATGGTTCTATACGGGTATGGATTGTTATATTCACTGTATTGAATCACTAGACGGAACGTATTTAAATGCATTTAGCCAGAGCTATGGCGAAAAAGCCTTAGACTTATGCAAAGAGATTTTTCTCGAAAATAACCTAAACAAAGAAGAGGTAGATGCAAAATTAATGATGGCTTCCTGGCATGGCGGGATGAGTATTGCATATTCTCAGGTTGGTGTTGCTCATGCGATGAGTTATGGGCTGGCATATGTATTAGGTACAAAGCATGGGATAGGTAACTGTATCGTATTTGATAAATTAGAAAAATACTATCCTGAAGGTGTAGCTGTGTTCAAAAAAATGAAAGAATTTCATAATATCAATTTACCCACAGGAGTTTGCGCTAATGTAACCGAAGAGCAATTAGATGTAATGACTAAGGTCGCACTAAGTTTAGAACCGCTCTGGGAAAATGCCCTGGGATGCGATTGGAAATCTAAAATAAATACAGATATGTTGAAAGAACTTTATCGTTCTTTGTAA
- a CDS encoding type II secretion system protein, with translation MKIVVQLVLWVIIGVLGYLVFNSVNGPVKFNKIKQARYAKAVENLRDIRTAQLAYRSVTGKFTKDPVKLVAFIDTAKFTLTQRRDSSYIAFNKILKIDEPRDTVIVDTLGYASVKDSLFKTGNHKNMIKIPIEGVESNFEMDAGYINKNDLRIPVFEAKVAKDILLHDQDKDLLAQEKEVRSVDEVNGGFLSVGSMTEVMTSGNWPRTYGANDQ, from the coding sequence ATGAAAATTGTTGTTCAATTAGTTCTGTGGGTTATTATAGGAGTTTTAGGATACTTGGTATTCAATTCTGTTAATGGTCCTGTAAAGTTCAATAAAATAAAGCAAGCTAGATATGCAAAAGCTGTTGAAAATTTAAGAGATATTCGTACAGCTCAATTGGCATACAGATCAGTAACTGGAAAATTTACTAAAGATCCTGTTAAATTAGTTGCTTTTATAGATACTGCTAAATTTACACTAACCCAAAGAAGAGATTCTAGTTATATTGCATTTAATAAGATACTTAAAATTGATGAGCCAAGAGATACAGTTATTGTTGATACCCTTGGATATGCATCGGTAAAAGATTCTTTATTTAAAACAGGAAATCATAAAAATATGATTAAAATACCGATCGAAGGTGTTGAATCTAATTTTGAAATGGATGCAGGTTATATTAACAAAAATGATCTACGAATTCCGGTTTTTGAAGCTAAAGTAGCTAAAGATATACTACTACACGATCAGGATAAAGATTTATTAGCTCAAGAGAAAGAAGTACGTTCTGTTGATGAAGTTAATGGAGGATTCCTTTCGGTAGGATCAATGACAGAAGTAATGACTTCTGGTAACTGGCCAAGAACTTATGGTGCAAACGATCAATAA
- a CDS encoding ATP-dependent DNA helicase, with amino-acid sequence MKEKEFYELLKEDFPFEPTIKQDIVLQKLSYFVLSGAKESLFLLKGYAGTGKTTLIGSLVKNLWKAKLNAVLLAPTGRAAKVISNFSGKQAQTIHRNIYYPKKDKSGGLAFQLKQNKNRNTIFIVDEASMIPDTPSDSKLFENGSLLDDLMMYVYSGFNCKILFIGDTAQLPPVKLEVSPALDPNNLAMGFNKEVTQIELDEVVRQAENSGILMNATQLRETINDGFYDSFRFQVSGYPDVVRFFDGHEIMDALNEAYASVGHEESVIILRSNKRANIYNQQIRSRILFQEEELSPGDYLMVVKNNYFWLDNKSEAGFIANGDIIKILEIFSIKELYGFRFAIVNVSMVDYPNQKPFETVLLLDTLTSETPSLSYEESNKLYQEVLKDFEDEKSKYKRFMGVKNNKFFNSLQVKFSYAITCHKSQGGQWDNVFIEQPYLPDGINKDYLRWLYTAVTRAKKKLYLIGFKDDFFIEN; translated from the coding sequence ATGAAGGAAAAAGAATTTTATGAATTATTAAAAGAAGATTTTCCTTTTGAACCTACTATAAAACAAGATATTGTCCTACAAAAACTATCTTATTTTGTGTTATCAGGGGCAAAAGAATCACTTTTTCTACTAAAAGGATATGCAGGTACAGGAAAAACTACTTTAATAGGATCTTTGGTGAAAAACCTTTGGAAAGCTAAATTAAATGCTGTTTTACTTGCTCCCACGGGTCGTGCGGCTAAAGTGATTAGTAATTTTTCGGGAAAGCAGGCTCAAACCATACATAGGAATATTTATTATCCCAAAAAGGATAAAAGTGGGGGATTAGCTTTTCAATTAAAACAAAATAAAAATCGTAATACTATTTTTATTGTAGATGAAGCTTCTATGATACCAGACACACCCAGTGATAGTAAATTGTTCGAAAACGGATCTTTACTAGATGATCTAATGATGTATGTGTATTCTGGATTTAATTGTAAAATCCTTTTTATTGGGGATACTGCGCAATTACCGCCAGTAAAACTAGAAGTAAGCCCGGCACTCGATCCTAATAACCTTGCAATGGGATTTAATAAAGAGGTTACCCAGATAGAGTTAGACGAAGTAGTACGACAAGCAGAGAATAGTGGCATTTTAATGAATGCTACCCAGCTAAGAGAAACAATTAATGATGGTTTTTATGACTCTTTTCGGTTTCAGGTGTCAGGATATCCAGATGTAGTTCGGTTTTTTGACGGCCATGAGATTATGGATGCATTAAATGAAGCATATGCTAGTGTAGGACACGAAGAATCAGTGATTATACTTCGTTCTAATAAAAGAGCTAATATTTATAATCAGCAGATTCGCTCAAGGATACTTTTTCAGGAAGAAGAACTGTCACCCGGTGATTATTTAATGGTGGTTAAGAATAATTATTTTTGGCTGGATAACAAAAGTGAAGCTGGTTTCATTGCTAATGGAGATATAATTAAAATTTTAGAGATTTTTTCTATAAAAGAATTGTATGGATTTCGGTTTGCTATAGTTAATGTTAGTATGGTTGATTATCCAAATCAAAAACCTTTTGAAACGGTTTTGTTATTAGATACATTAACATCAGAAACTCCATCTTTATCTTATGAAGAATCAAATAAATTGTATCAGGAAGTCCTAAAAGATTTTGAAGATGAGAAATCGAAGTACAAACGGTTTATGGGAGTAAAGAATAATAAGTTTTTTAATAGTTTGCAAGTCAAATTCTCTTATGCCATTACGTGTCATAAGTCACAAGGAGGGCAATGGGATAATGTTTTTATAGAGCAGCCTTATCTTCCCGATGGGATCAATAAAGATTATTTGAGATGGTTGTATACTGCTGTTACCAGAGCTAAGAAAAAGTTATATTTAATAGGATTTAAAGATGATTTTTTTATTGAAAACTAA